Part of the Actinomycetota bacterium genome, CCCTTCGGATCATGCTGGTGGACGACCACGAGGTTGTCCGCAGCGGCATCCGGGCCATGCTCCAGGCCACCGATGACATCGTGGTGACCGCCGAGGCCGGCTCGGTCCGCGAAGCCATCGACGAGGCCGAGCGTTCCCGTCCCGACGTGGTGGTCATGGACGTCCGGCTGGTCGACGGCAGCGGCATCGAGGCCACCCGCGAGATCCGGGCCCGCCGCCCCAAGACCCAGGTGCTGATGCTGACGTCGTTCGCCGACGACGAGGCCCTGTTCGCCTCCATCATGGCCGGGGCCGCCGGCTACGTACTGAAGCAGGTCAAGGGCGGCGAGCTGGTCCGGGCCATCCGAGCCGTAGGGCAGGGCCAGAGCCTGCTCGATCCCGCCGTCACCAGCGCGGTGCTGGACCGCCTCCGCCGGGGCAAGCACCTCATGAAGGACGAGAAGCTGGCCCGGCTCTCACCCCAGGAGGAGCGCATCCTCACGCTCGTGGCCGACGGCCGGACCAACCGGGAGATCGGCGAGGACCTCCACCTGGCGGAGAAGACGGTGAAGAACTACGTCTCGAGCATCCTGTCCAAGCTCGAGGTGGCCCGCCGCGCCGAGGCCGCCGCGTACCTGGCCCGCCACACCACCACCCCCGGCTCCTGATCCCAGCTTCGCCCCCTTCCTTCCAGGGTTCTGGCGTGCGCGCCGGCGGCCAAAGGTCCCGCCCGGTCGGGACCATGGTCCCGACGGGTCCCGGAAGGTCCCGGCAAGCGACGGTCCTCCGGCCCCAGGCACCGAACGCCTCGCGACGGATGTTTGGGGTATCGAAAGGAGGGCGTCATGAACCAGACGGCAACATTCGAGGAGCCCAAGTTCGCACGGTTCCTCTTCGCATCTCCCGCGGGGGCCTGGATCTGGCTCGTCGCCCGCGTGTGGCTCGGATACCAGTGGC contains:
- a CDS encoding response regulator transcription factor, whose translation is MRSMGAPLRIMLVDDHEVVRSGIRAMLQATDDIVVTAEAGSVREAIDEAERSRPDVVVMDVRLVDGSGIEATREIRARRPKTQVLMLTSFADDEALFASIMAGAAGYVLKQVKGGELVRAIRAVGQGQSLLDPAVTSAVLDRLRRGKHLMKDEKLARLSPQEERILTLVADGRTNREIGEDLHLAEKTVKNYVSSILSKLEVARRAEAAAYLARHTTTPGS